In the Paenibacillus sp. FSL H7-0357 genome, one interval contains:
- a CDS encoding 3D domain-containing protein yields the protein MILHSQETISSGASSLGGASRSTRPAATQAPQPAEGTEGRKKTNAASKLPATVPVAAPAPEQIITSLKVMATGYTAGFESTGKTSKHPQYGITYSGVKVRRDKNAVSTIAADPKVLPLGSILYIPGYGYAVVADTGSAIKGRKIDLYFSTTKQVYKEWGKKTVVVQLIKRGNGKCTESMLKSLSRAIQTYKTVPQDLLEEIV from the coding sequence GTGATCCTGCATTCTCAGGAGACGATCTCCAGCGGAGCATCCTCACTCGGCGGCGCCTCAAGATCAACGCGCCCTGCCGCAACACAGGCGCCTCAGCCAGCGGAAGGAACGGAGGGCCGCAAGAAGACCAATGCTGCTTCCAAGCTGCCGGCCACCGTGCCTGTAGCCGCACCGGCGCCGGAGCAGATCATCACTTCGCTAAAGGTCATGGCAACCGGCTATACGGCCGGATTTGAGTCTACAGGCAAAACCTCAAAGCATCCGCAATACGGGATCACGTATTCAGGTGTCAAGGTACGCAGGGACAAAAATGCCGTCTCCACCATCGCAGCGGACCCGAAGGTTCTGCCGCTGGGCAGCATCCTTTATATTCCGGGTTATGGCTACGCTGTTGTTGCAGATACCGGATCGGCGATTAAAGGACGGAAGATTGACTTATATTTTTCCACTACCAAGCAGGTGTATAAGGAGTGGGGCAAAAAAACAGTTGTGGTCCAGCTCATCAAACGCGGTAACGGGAAATGCACGGAGAGCATGCTGAAGAGTCTCAGCCGGGCGATCCAGACATACAAGACCGTTCCGCAAGACCTGCTGGAGGAAATCGTTTAA
- the liaF gene encoding cell wall-active antibiotics response protein LiaF, giving the protein MKRRFTSQVLGGLILIGLGAVFLLRQMGYTDFSIGSLISDYWPVILIYMGVQRLLSTDDHQSKFSSALGGFFFLALGVFFLGRNLDWFDVSAGDFFKLLIPVMLIGGGLFVIFKPRNATPPVPPVPPAPPAPPSFYPPGQGSPDAPPPKPLESTLDEQFEQKFGKPAGERDWNEYLNKDTNEEEIDPKDGRFQSAAESRWQENRERHERRRQERQDRHARRHGEWHEEFHQTEDHKETTNRSAFIGDVHMGREHFQLKHTNVSQFIGDTVLDLTNAQIPYGETKINISAFVGDIKVYIPDDMNLGVSVTSSSFIGDMQVLEQSRSGFMSNVQCKTPYYKEAGKKVRINVSAFIGDIKVKTVG; this is encoded by the coding sequence ATGAAAAGAAGGTTCACCAGCCAGGTACTTGGCGGTCTGATCCTGATTGGACTCGGCGCAGTGTTCCTGCTGAGGCAGATGGGTTATACCGATTTCAGCATAGGATCACTAATTTCTGACTACTGGCCGGTTATTCTCATTTATATGGGTGTGCAGCGTTTACTATCCACCGACGACCATCAATCTAAATTTTCATCAGCGCTTGGCGGATTTTTCTTTCTGGCGCTCGGGGTCTTTTTTCTGGGGCGCAACTTGGACTGGTTCGATGTTTCAGCAGGCGACTTCTTTAAATTGCTGATACCCGTCATGCTGATCGGCGGAGGACTGTTTGTGATCTTCAAGCCGCGCAATGCTACACCACCGGTACCTCCCGTTCCGCCAGCACCGCCAGCGCCGCCAAGCTTCTACCCGCCGGGCCAGGGTTCACCGGATGCCCCGCCTCCAAAGCCGCTGGAATCGACGCTGGATGAGCAGTTTGAGCAGAAGTTCGGCAAACCTGCCGGAGAGCGTGACTGGAATGAATATTTAAATAAAGACACTAATGAAGAAGAGATTGACCCTAAGGATGGCCGTTTTCAATCGGCTGCGGAATCGCGCTGGCAGGAGAACCGGGAACGTCATGAACGCAGACGGCAGGAGCGCCAGGACCGGCATGCCCGTAGACACGGCGAGTGGCATGAGGAGTTTCACCAGACAGAGGATCATAAGGAAACGACGAACCGGTCTGCTTTTATCGGAGATGTCCATATGGGACGTGAGCATTTTCAATTGAAGCATACCAACGTTTCGCAATTTATCGGTGACACGGTGCTGGACCTGACCAATGCGCAAATTCCTTACGGGGAGACGAAGATTAATATTTCCGCGTTTGTCGGCGACATCAAAGTGTATATTCCGGATGATATGAATCTTGGGGTATCTGTGACCAGCAGTTCCTTTATCGGTGACATGCAGGTACTGGAGCAGTCGCGCAGCGGGTTTATGAGCAATGTGCAGTGCAAGACACCTTATTACAAGGAAGCAGGCAAAAAGGTCCGTATTAACGTGAGTGCTTTCATCGGCGACATTAAAGTCAAAACGGTAGGTTAA
- a CDS encoding HAMP domain-containing sensor histidine kinase: MGTIFSNTKWMLLVYFLLSGGLAAGLVYAGTCLGYIEVVDYRMWVYLCVGIVLFTVVIGYVAGQRIQRRIDHLDLNMLQVAKGNLSVRMPESDDQSFARVYHEFNIMMDTVENKMQLLQRLGEQEVIEKEKAAESAVLEERRRMARDLHDTVSQQLFAIHMSASSLPKVLERNEEQGQIVMNQLITMSQMAQKQMRALIAQLRPVELEGRNLFEALEKWFPDYCRQNGLKGVKELELQGELSEAIEHQLFLIIQESMANIVKHAGARVVSLSLREVPRQVVLSISDDGQGFEHVQHKQGSYGLTTMRERAEKLGGQVEIISRKGAGTTIRVHIPKFVQGYQEQGE; the protein is encoded by the coding sequence ATGGGGACGATCTTTAGCAATACCAAATGGATGCTGCTCGTTTATTTCCTGCTCAGCGGAGGTTTGGCTGCCGGACTTGTGTATGCCGGAACATGCTTGGGCTATATCGAAGTTGTAGATTACCGCATGTGGGTGTACCTGTGTGTTGGGATTGTACTGTTCACCGTGGTTATCGGCTATGTGGCGGGACAGCGGATTCAGCGCCGGATCGATCATCTGGATCTGAACATGCTGCAGGTGGCTAAAGGCAATCTGTCTGTACGGATGCCTGAAAGTGATGATCAGTCCTTTGCGCGTGTCTACCATGAATTCAACATTATGATGGACACCGTGGAGAACAAGATGCAATTGCTGCAGCGGCTCGGGGAACAGGAAGTGATTGAAAAAGAAAAGGCGGCGGAGAGCGCGGTACTGGAAGAGCGGAGGCGAATGGCCCGGGATCTGCATGATACGGTGAGCCAGCAGCTTTTTGCGATTCATATGTCCGCTTCTTCGCTGCCTAAAGTTCTGGAACGCAATGAAGAGCAGGGCCAGATAGTGATGAACCAGTTAATTACGATGTCCCAAATGGCGCAAAAGCAGATGAGAGCGCTGATTGCGCAGCTGCGTCCGGTGGAACTGGAAGGCCGTAATCTGTTTGAGGCGCTGGAGAAATGGTTTCCGGACTATTGCCGCCAGAATGGGCTTAAAGGCGTGAAGGAGCTTGAACTGCAGGGCGAATTGTCGGAAGCGATCGAGCATCAGCTGTTCCTGATTATTCAGGAGTCGATGGCCAATATCGTCAAACATGCAGGAGCAAGGGTGGTCAGCCTGTCGTTGCGCGAAGTGCCGAGGCAGGTCGTACTGAGCATCAGCGATGACGGTCAGGGCTTTGAGCATGTGCAGCACAAGCAGGGGTCCTACGGGCTCACCACGATGCGCGAGCGTGCGGAAAAGCTTGGCGGCCAAGTGGAAATTATCAGCCGAAAGGGAGCGGGAACGACGATCCGCGTACATATTCCAAAGTTTGTGCAGGGCTATCAGGAACAGGGGGAGTAA
- a CDS encoding response regulator: protein MSLIKVLLVDDHDMVRMGLKTYLMLEPSFEVIGEAANGQEALEMLKAGGQDGLPDLVLMDLMMPVMNGAETTRAVLSEFPGLKIVILTSFLEDDLVVDAIEAGAVSYVLKTVSAEELIYALQGAYRGMPVMTGDVSQALTRGIRQRTVQGDSSGLTEREKEVLLLIAEGKTNKDIGEELHISIKTVKTHVSNLLMKCELDDRTQLAIYAHRKGWAQG from the coding sequence ATGAGTCTTATAAAAGTGCTGCTTGTGGATGATCATGATATGGTGCGGATGGGGCTCAAAACGTATCTGATGCTGGAGCCCAGTTTCGAGGTTATCGGCGAAGCGGCGAATGGCCAGGAAGCGCTGGAAATGCTGAAAGCCGGCGGACAGGACGGTCTGCCTGATCTCGTGCTGATGGATCTGATGATGCCGGTGATGAACGGTGCCGAAACGACGAGGGCCGTCCTATCCGAATTCCCCGGGCTTAAAATTGTCATCCTCACCAGCTTCCTGGAAGATGATCTGGTCGTAGACGCCATTGAAGCCGGAGCTGTCAGCTACGTGCTCAAAACTGTCTCGGCCGAGGAACTGATCTACGCGCTGCAAGGAGCGTACCGCGGGATGCCGGTCATGACCGGCGATGTCTCACAGGCGCTGACCCGCGGCATCCGCCAGCGGACTGTACAGGGGGATTCCTCCGGCCTAACCGAGCGTGAGAAGGAAGTGCTGCTGCTTATTGCCGAAGGCAAAACCAACAAGGACATCGGCGAGGAGCTGCATATCAGCATCAAGACGGTGAAGACACATGTCAGCAACCTGTTGATGAAATGCGAACTGGACGACCGCACACAGCTGGCGATTTACGCCCACCGCAAGGGCTGGGCGCAGGGATAA
- a CDS encoding S1C family serine protease, with the protein MDDNKNNFNRDNEPSPDREWDNTKNNDSSNDNQSTDSGSSYYYSYGPFKSLNKDEMNPDDVQHYNRMESERVEVTPPQPIKPAPYSTSLRTTGNDGGGRGGNGGNGSDGGNGWQYNRKPQRPVKTALISFLAGMVVLSGSMFMADRGNWFTGGEQAATATVASPAAKTAVGNANITPSTSTTALVTGSGDVSSVVDGVGPAVVKIETLVKTGSGRSSTNPNTSDPFSQFFFGDQFGGSGSSGTDQNSQSEPESDSSQLTPYGIGTGFIYDSAGYILTNQHVVDNADVIQVTVDGTTKPYEAKLLGASKDLDLAVLKIEGADFPTVALGDSDSIKVGSEVVAIGNPQGFDHTVTAGVLSAKDRSIDINEEDGSGTRNYKNLLQTDASINPGNSGGPLLNMSGQVIGMNVAVSTQSQGIGFAIAVNTIKEVVDKLEANQEIPKEPVPFIGASLMTITDEVAKQMGTDIKEGSVVAEIVFKSPAYSADLRPYDIITGVNGTKYATSQDLITYIQSLKVGDKVTMNVVRDGKTLELPVTIGNKNDFDTTKTQKQ; encoded by the coding sequence ATGGACGATAACAAAAACAACTTCAATCGTGATAATGAACCTTCACCGGATCGGGAATGGGATAATACTAAGAACAATGACAGCAGCAATGATAACCAATCAACCGATTCAGGATCCTCATACTACTATTCCTATGGACCTTTTAAATCTTTGAACAAAGACGAGATGAATCCGGATGATGTACAGCATTACAACCGGATGGAGTCGGAGCGGGTAGAGGTCACTCCTCCGCAGCCGATCAAACCGGCCCCTTACAGCACTTCACTTCGCACTACCGGAAATGACGGCGGTGGACGTGGCGGCAATGGCGGCAACGGTTCGGATGGCGGCAACGGCTGGCAGTATAACCGCAAGCCCCAGAGACCGGTAAAAACCGCCTTGATTTCTTTCCTCGCCGGGATGGTCGTGCTGTCAGGCTCGATGTTCATGGCAGACCGCGGTAACTGGTTCACAGGTGGTGAACAGGCGGCAACAGCTACAGTGGCCAGCCCGGCAGCCAAGACGGCAGTCGGCAATGCCAATATTACTCCTTCGACGTCCACCACGGCACTTGTTACCGGATCAGGTGATGTGTCGAGTGTAGTAGATGGAGTTGGACCGGCAGTCGTCAAAATCGAGACATTGGTCAAAACAGGCTCTGGCAGAAGCTCAACCAATCCAAACACGAGCGATCCGTTCTCACAATTTTTCTTCGGTGATCAATTCGGAGGCAGTGGATCTTCCGGGACGGACCAGAATTCCCAGTCGGAACCAGAGTCGGATTCATCCCAGCTAACTCCTTACGGTATTGGAACAGGCTTCATTTATGATTCGGCCGGATATATACTGACTAACCAGCATGTTGTTGATAATGCAGATGTTATTCAAGTAACTGTTGATGGAACCACCAAACCTTATGAGGCGAAACTGCTCGGCGCCAGCAAAGATCTGGATTTGGCAGTGCTGAAGATCGAAGGGGCAGACTTCCCTACAGTGGCTCTTGGAGATTCAGACAGCATCAAGGTAGGCTCTGAAGTTGTCGCGATCGGCAACCCGCAAGGTTTTGATCATACAGTCACTGCTGGTGTGCTGAGTGCGAAGGACCGCAGCATTGATATTAACGAAGAAGACGGCAGCGGGACACGCAATTACAAAAACCTGCTTCAAACCGATGCATCGATCAACCCTGGTAACTCCGGCGGACCGCTGCTTAACATGAGCGGCCAGGTTATCGGAATGAACGTTGCCGTAAGCACGCAGTCTCAAGGTATCGGATTTGCCATTGCGGTCAACACCATCAAAGAGGTAGTAGACAAACTTGAAGCCAACCAGGAAATTCCGAAAGAACCTGTTCCATTTATCGGTGCCTCGCTCATGACCATTACAGATGAAGTGGCGAAACAAATGGGCACTGACATCAAAGAAGGATCTGTAGTTGCTGAGATTGTCTTTAAATCACCGGCTTATTCCGCCGACCTGCGTCCTTATGACATCATTACAGGTGTGAACGGAACGAAATATGCAACCAGCCAGGATCTGATTACTTATATCCAATCCTTGAAGGTTGGAGATAAGGTCACCATGAATGTGGTCCGTGACGGCAAAACGCTGGAGCTTCCGGTTACCATCGGCAACAAAAATGATTTTGACACCACCAAAACTCAGAAGCAGTAA
- a CDS encoding response regulator transcription factor, which yields MRPNILIIDDDEKIISMLRRGLAFEGYDVKTAANGADGLRAVLNSDPDVVILDVMMPQVDGFEVCRRLREGGSNVPVLMLTAKDEIEHRVKGLDLGADDYLVKPFALEELLARVRALLRRKSEQGGGTDQAVSYEDITLDVDSREVTRAGKRLELTAKEFELLHLFMQNPKRVLSRDLIMDKIWGYDYSGESNVLEVYIAMLRQKTEEHGGKRLIQTIRGAGYILRGDN from the coding sequence ATGCGACCGAATATTCTAATTATTGATGACGATGAAAAAATTATTTCCATGCTGCGCCGTGGTCTTGCCTTTGAGGGTTATGATGTTAAAACTGCGGCTAATGGGGCCGATGGACTGCGTGCTGTTCTGAACAGCGATCCCGATGTAGTCATACTCGATGTGATGATGCCGCAGGTAGACGGCTTTGAGGTCTGCCGTCGTTTGCGGGAAGGCGGAAGCAATGTGCCTGTACTGATGCTGACAGCCAAGGATGAAATCGAACACCGGGTCAAAGGGCTGGATCTCGGAGCAGATGATTATCTGGTAAAGCCTTTTGCGCTGGAGGAGCTGCTGGCCCGGGTGCGCGCACTGCTTCGCCGTAAGAGCGAGCAGGGAGGCGGCACAGATCAGGCAGTGTCGTATGAGGATATTACGCTGGATGTGGACTCGCGTGAAGTGACTCGCGCCGGCAAACGTCTGGAGCTGACGGCCAAGGAGTTTGAACTGCTGCATTTGTTCATGCAGAATCCGAAGCGCGTATTGTCACGTGACCTGATTATGGATAAAATTTGGGGCTATGATTACAGCGGGGAGTCCAATGTGCTTGAGGTCTATATTGCCATGCTGCGCCAGAAGACGGAGGAGCACGGCGGCAAACGTTTGATCCAGACGATCCGGGGAGCCGGTTACATTCTAAGAGGTGACAATTAA